A stretch of Myxococcus hansupus DNA encodes these proteins:
- a CDS encoding ribosome-recycling factor: MAEHELIIRLDTQLDANEARFIKKLTTLRTRLSPRQFFKITITHNGSLLLLRLVASIQAVDSSRILIQPFDPTLLNAIDEAVRASGLELVSSKSEGSLQVSIPPLSDERRKELSNKLVVLTDQHRTKVRFIAAKGRKGIVELLNDGSITKAQHDTLHVKVDVSQARSIAGIDAQARKVAGLT, encoded by the coding sequence ATGGCAGAACATGAACTGATCATCCGGCTGGACACGCAGCTAGATGCGAATGAGGCCAGGTTCATCAAAAAACTTACCACCCTGCGAACGCGGCTATCGCCACGCCAGTTCTTCAAAATCACAATCACCCATAACGGCAGCTTGCTGCTTCTTAGACTGGTGGCAAGCATTCAGGCGGTTGATTCGTCACGCATCCTCATCCAGCCCTTTGACCCCACTCTACTGAACGCAATCGATGAGGCAGTTCGAGCTTCTGGGTTGGAACTAGTCTCTTCGAAAAGCGAAGGTTCGCTCCAAGTATCAATCCCTCCTCTGTCCGACGAACGTCGCAAGGAGTTGAGTAATAAGCTCGTCGTTCTCACCGATCAACATCGCACCAAAGTCAGGTTCATCGCAGCAAAGGGCCGCAAAGGGATTGTCGAACTGCTCAATGACGGGAGCATAACCAAGGCTCAGCACGACACCTTGCATGTCAAGGTGGATGTATCGCAGGCAAGGAGCATTGCTGGCATAGACGCCCAAGCGAGGAAGGTGGCTGGGCTTACCTAG
- a CDS encoding Hint domain-containing protein, with the protein MRVLTMHEDEKDGGMFKVTHVSRHKAPRSRLVMEDGRVLVATPDHRWRTVARGWPRTDALTPGETIEGFAPGRVARGDPTAAGDVMKISVRFAMPYIVRGLLAHNLKSRDWSGPGTLRGFR; encoded by the coding sequence ATGCGGGTGCTCACCATGCACGAGGACGAGAAGGACGGGGGCATGTTCAAAGTCACCCACGTCAGCCGACACAAGGCGCCGCGCTCCAGGCTGGTCATGGAGGACGGTCGCGTGCTCGTGGCTACGCCGGACCATCGCTGGCGCACCGTGGCGCGCGGATGGCCACGCACGGATGCACTGACCCCAGGCGAGACGATTGAAGGTTTCGCGCCGGGCCGCGTGGCGAGGGGCGACCCTACGGCGGCCGGCGACGTGATGAAGATTTCCGTTCGCTTCGCGATGCCCTACATTGTGAGGGGGCTGCTGGCGCATAATCTCAAGTCTCGCGACTGGAGTGGGCCCGGTACGCTGCGAGGCTTCAGGTGA
- a CDS encoding alpha/beta hydrolase, whose product MTRPIAPPAFDPQLAALLPSMEGFVPRQMTLDQLAHFRALSHVTRETLLGDADVRCVDHRIPGYQGAEIEVSVITRRDHAVPGPAVYHIHGGGMVMGTRFAGAKPLVDWALQHDAVCVTVEYRLAPEHPAPIPVEDCYAGLTWMAAHAAELQFDPHQLVIFGGSGGGGLAAGTTLLARNRHGPPLLGQLLQCPMLDDRNNTESAHQYEGVGVWDRTSNMTAWRAVLGDRCGGEDVSPYSAPARAVDLRGLPPTFIDVGAAETFRDEAIAYARGILAAGGECDLHVWGGAFHGFYAIAPQSDVARACITTRDAWLARVLARGARGKASP is encoded by the coding sequence ATGACTCGTCCAATCGCACCACCCGCCTTCGACCCTCAACTGGCCGCCCTCCTGCCCTCGATGGAGGGGTTCGTCCCTCGGCAGATGACGCTGGACCAGCTCGCTCACTTCCGCGCGTTGAGCCACGTGACCCGCGAAACCCTGCTGGGTGACGCCGACGTCCGCTGCGTCGACCACCGCATCCCCGGATACCAGGGCGCTGAAATCGAGGTGTCGGTCATCACGCGCCGGGACCACGCGGTTCCGGGCCCCGCTGTCTATCACATCCATGGCGGCGGCATGGTGATGGGAACCCGCTTCGCCGGAGCAAAGCCACTCGTGGATTGGGCGCTCCAGCATGATGCCGTCTGCGTCACGGTTGAGTATCGGCTGGCCCCCGAACACCCAGCGCCCATCCCGGTGGAGGACTGCTACGCCGGCCTGACGTGGATGGCGGCGCATGCAGCCGAACTCCAGTTCGATCCCCACCAGCTCGTGATTTTCGGGGGCAGTGGCGGCGGTGGACTCGCCGCGGGCACCACGCTGCTGGCGAGAAACCGGCACGGTCCGCCCCTGCTGGGTCAGCTCCTGCAATGCCCGATGCTTGACGACCGGAACAACACGGAGTCCGCCCACCAGTACGAAGGCGTTGGCGTCTGGGACCGCACCAGCAACATGACCGCCTGGCGGGCCGTGCTCGGGGACCGATGCGGAGGCGAGGACGTGTCACCCTACTCCGCCCCCGCGCGCGCGGTGGACCTCCGGGGCCTGCCACCGACCTTCATCGACGTTGGCGCGGCGGAGACCTTCCGCGATGAAGCCATTGCCTATGCTCGCGGCATTCTGGCCGCTGGTGGGGAATGCGACCTTCACGTCTGGGGCGGGGCCTTCCACGGCTTCTACGCCATTGCCCCTCAGTCCGACGTGGCACGGGCCTGCATCACCACCCGAGACGCCTGGCTCGCACGGGTACTCGCCCGTGGCGCGAGGGGGAAGGCCTCGCCCTGA
- a CDS encoding TetR/AcrR family transcriptional regulator, whose protein sequence is MARTRAFDETEAVRKALGVFWSRGYEATSLSDLESATGLNRSSLYQAFESKRGLFARAVALYLQEVITPRLTVFAASPAGLSQVTAYFESLANTMGTAPPTLTRRGCLLVNTATELAPHDAEAHRAVEDYRALLQGHLLRALEAAARAGVIPRKSVTRRVELLVGAVIGVLVTARLDPAAAAKLARATASEVADWARDEGA, encoded by the coding sequence GTGGCGCGGACGCGGGCGTTCGACGAAACGGAGGCGGTGCGCAAGGCGCTGGGGGTGTTCTGGTCGCGGGGCTACGAGGCCACGTCGCTGTCGGACCTGGAGTCCGCCACGGGGCTGAACCGCTCCAGCCTGTACCAGGCGTTCGAGAGCAAGCGGGGGCTCTTCGCGCGGGCCGTGGCGCTGTACCTCCAGGAGGTCATCACGCCACGGTTGACGGTGTTCGCCGCGAGCCCGGCGGGGCTGTCGCAGGTGACGGCGTACTTCGAGTCGCTCGCGAACACGATGGGCACCGCGCCCCCGACCCTGACGCGGCGAGGGTGCCTGCTCGTCAACACGGCCACGGAGCTGGCTCCGCACGATGCGGAGGCCCATCGAGCGGTGGAGGACTATCGGGCCCTCTTGCAGGGGCACCTGCTGCGAGCCCTGGAGGCGGCGGCACGAGCAGGAGTCATCCCTCGGAAGTCCGTCACCCGCAGGGTGGAGCTGCTGGTGGGGGCTGTCATCGGGGTGCTCGTGACGGCTCGATTGGACCCGGCGGCGGCGGCGAAGCTCGCGCGCGCCACCGCGAGCGAGGTGGCGGACTGGGCTCGTGATGAGGGTGCGTGA
- a CDS encoding DUF1304 domain-containing protein: MSPLAQLFAVAAALIHVLFFVMESIVFSQPKVWRRFGLKSQADADIVKPMALNQGFYNLFLALGVLVGIALVHTGEVASGVTAVVFGCACMLLAAVVLVSSNRRFFKASLIQGTLPLLALAFITAHLRA; encoded by the coding sequence ATGTCGCCACTCGCACAGCTCTTCGCGGTCGCCGCAGCGCTCATCCACGTCCTGTTCTTCGTCATGGAGAGCATCGTCTTCTCGCAACCCAAGGTCTGGCGGCGCTTCGGGCTGAAGTCCCAGGCGGACGCGGACATCGTGAAGCCCATGGCGCTCAACCAGGGCTTCTACAACCTCTTCCTTGCGCTGGGCGTGCTGGTGGGCATCGCCCTCGTGCACACCGGCGAGGTTGCCTCCGGCGTGACGGCCGTCGTGTTCGGCTGTGCGTGCATGCTGCTGGCCGCCGTGGTGCTCGTGTCCAGCAACCGCCGCTTCTTCAAGGCCAGCCTCATCCAGGGCACCCTGCCCCTTCTGGCCCTCGCGTTCATCACCGCGCACCTGAGGGCGTGA
- a CDS encoding LVIVD repeat-containing protein: MAVTTLRHHAVVLSLSGLFIACSDTSEPQEPPPPEEPAPWDGTYTPLVDPTDWVDRGAYASCAFTPPRGTELDCDDPGLFDLSQCELGSLSTVDSHGIYQIDLRHAAGYADFASIRVPRDGGTGTLDGFALSRQQLTGTFHVSASYNQRGVNRQLVFAGCAVPEPGLVTGCFVRCANGKVGSSGTFEAARMTWGRNEAESSGGIQLVSESAVALGMPADVYVHRQHAYVVSVDRLDGEVPGGLTVFDVSDPSRPVLTAQITLPGDAFWNAAWTKDDALYIASRSSGVFVFDISQPGNPVLVRNVPGGAPIDVHTLFVDGTRLYAVSPGPAPRGETLIFDISAPLNPILLNRFEASDTTSLIPSAHDSFAYQDRLYVNHFSSGYVIFDVKDPMNPVELGTYTFDTENSFATSHAGAVTTVAGKTIAFEGGEYQGAHLRVLDVTDPTNIPLIGRYKLRPQTSIHNMILKGQRLYIAYYHEGLRVLDVSIPPQPRELAYFNTFRESDPGRTDNLLEGAIGVRVPGDGHVYVVDTARGLLIFNEL; the protein is encoded by the coding sequence ATGGCCGTCACGACACTGCGCCACCACGCTGTCGTCCTCAGTCTGTCCGGGCTGTTCATCGCCTGCTCAGACACCTCTGAACCGCAGGAACCGCCCCCTCCCGAGGAGCCTGCCCCCTGGGACGGAACGTACACGCCCCTGGTGGACCCGACAGATTGGGTCGACCGGGGAGCGTACGCGTCGTGCGCCTTCACACCGCCGCGTGGCACCGAACTCGACTGCGACGACCCCGGACTCTTCGACCTGTCGCAGTGCGAGCTCGGCTCGCTCTCCACCGTGGACTCGCATGGCATCTACCAGATCGACCTGCGCCACGCCGCGGGCTACGCGGACTTCGCCAGCATCCGAGTTCCTCGGGATGGCGGCACGGGGACGCTCGATGGATTCGCGTTATCGCGGCAACAACTGACTGGCACCTTCCACGTCTCAGCGAGCTACAACCAGCGAGGCGTGAACCGGCAACTGGTCTTCGCGGGCTGCGCCGTTCCCGAGCCTGGATTGGTGACAGGCTGCTTCGTCCGTTGCGCCAATGGCAAGGTCGGCTCCTCGGGCACCTTCGAGGCCGCGCGGATGACCTGGGGGCGGAATGAAGCCGAGTCATCGGGGGGCATCCAGCTCGTCTCGGAGAGCGCGGTCGCCTTGGGCATGCCGGCCGACGTCTACGTCCATCGGCAGCATGCCTACGTCGTGTCCGTCGATCGCCTCGACGGAGAAGTCCCCGGTGGCCTCACGGTCTTCGACGTCAGCGACCCGAGCCGTCCGGTCCTCACGGCGCAAATCACGCTCCCCGGTGACGCGTTCTGGAACGCGGCCTGGACGAAGGATGATGCGCTCTACATCGCCAGTCGAAGTTCCGGCGTGTTCGTCTTCGACATCTCCCAGCCTGGCAATCCCGTCCTGGTGCGCAACGTGCCGGGTGGCGCGCCCATCGACGTGCATACCCTCTTCGTGGACGGCACCCGCCTGTATGCCGTGTCCCCCGGCCCCGCGCCTCGCGGCGAGACGCTCATCTTCGACATCTCCGCACCGCTCAATCCCATCCTGCTCAACCGCTTCGAGGCGTCCGATACGACGTCCCTCATCCCCTCGGCGCACGACTCCTTCGCCTACCAGGACCGGCTCTACGTCAACCACTTCTCCTCGGGCTATGTCATCTTCGACGTGAAGGACCCGATGAACCCGGTCGAGCTGGGGACCTATACCTTCGACACCGAGAACAGCTTCGCGACCAGCCACGCGGGCGCGGTGACGACCGTCGCGGGGAAGACCATCGCCTTCGAGGGGGGCGAGTATCAGGGGGCCCACCTGCGCGTCCTGGACGTGACGGACCCCACGAACATCCCGCTCATCGGCAGGTACAAGCTCCGTCCGCAGACCTCCATCCACAACATGATTCTCAAGGGACAGAGGCTCTACATCGCCTACTACCACGAGGGGCTGCGGGTGCTGGATGTCTCCATCCCACCGCAGCCTCGCGAGCTTGCCTACTTCAACACCTTCCGCGAATCGGACCCCGGACGGACCGACAACCTGCTCGAAGGCGCCATTGGCGTCCGCGTGCCGGGAGATGGCCACGTGTACGTCGTGGACACGGCACGCGGACTCTTGATTTTCAACGAACTCTGA
- a CDS encoding NADH:flavin oxidoreductase — MSAASTDILFQPFRLKSLELANRIVMAPMTRMSAPEGIPGAANALYYRRRAEDGVGLILSEGTVIDRPASRNDGGIPLFHGEAALRGWAEVIEAVHAAGGRMGPQLWHTGATASPRGWSPGAPVESPSGLNAPGEPRGVAMSDEDIADTIAAFARAAADAQRLGFDVAELHGAHGYLIDQFFWSGTNLREDRYGGATLRERARFASEVVSAVRKAVGPDFPLILRISQWKQQELPARLATTPDAMADWLVPLVEAGVDVLHCSQRRFWVPEFPEIDGEEGLNFAGWAKKLTGAAVISVGSVGLSGDFLGAFGGKGSSVVGLDALVRRMERGEFDLIAVGRAILSDPLWVTKVRTGDHTALRDFSPAAMAELV, encoded by the coding sequence ATGTCCGCAGCGTCCACTGACATCCTGTTCCAGCCCTTCCGGCTGAAGTCGCTCGAACTCGCCAACCGCATCGTGATGGCGCCGATGACGCGAATGTCCGCGCCGGAGGGCATCCCAGGGGCGGCGAACGCGCTTTACTACCGGCGCCGCGCCGAGGATGGCGTCGGGTTGATTCTGTCCGAGGGCACGGTGATTGACCGCCCGGCCTCGCGCAACGACGGCGGCATCCCGCTCTTTCACGGGGAAGCGGCGCTGCGCGGGTGGGCGGAGGTGATTGAGGCGGTGCATGCGGCCGGTGGCCGGATGGGCCCTCAGCTCTGGCACACCGGCGCCACCGCCAGCCCGCGAGGGTGGAGCCCGGGGGCCCCGGTCGAGAGTCCGTCGGGCCTGAACGCGCCGGGTGAGCCGCGCGGCGTGGCGATGAGCGACGAGGACATCGCGGACACCATCGCGGCCTTCGCCCGGGCCGCCGCGGACGCCCAACGCCTGGGCTTCGACGTGGCAGAGCTCCACGGCGCCCACGGCTACCTCATCGACCAGTTCTTCTGGAGTGGCACCAACCTGCGCGAGGACCGCTACGGCGGCGCGACGCTGCGCGAGCGTGCTCGCTTCGCCTCCGAGGTGGTCTCCGCCGTGCGGAAGGCGGTGGGGCCCGACTTCCCGCTCATCCTGCGCATCAGCCAGTGGAAGCAGCAGGAGCTGCCCGCACGCCTGGCCACCACGCCGGACGCCATGGCTGACTGGCTGGTTCCGCTCGTGGAGGCCGGCGTGGACGTGCTGCACTGCTCGCAGCGCCGTTTCTGGGTGCCGGAGTTCCCGGAGATTGACGGTGAGGAAGGCCTCAACTTCGCCGGATGGGCCAAGAAGCTGACGGGCGCGGCGGTCATCTCGGTGGGCTCGGTGGGCTTGTCGGGCGACTTCCTGGGCGCCTTTGGCGGGAAGGGTTCGTCGGTGGTCGGTCTGGACGCCCTGGTGCGGCGGATGGAGCGCGGTGAGTTCGACCTGATTGCGGTCGGCCGCGCGATTCTCAGTGACCCGCTGTGGGTGACCAAGGTTCGCACGGGCGACCACACCGCGCTGAGGGACTTCTCCCCAGCGGCCATGGCGGAGTTGGTCTGA
- a CDS encoding winged helix-turn-helix transcriptional regulator, with amino-acid sequence METFPTPCQLKVFSADCPSRLLFDQVADKWSMMVLAILGDGPHRFNAIRRRMEGVTQKALTQCLRRLERNGLIDRRIIPVSPIGVEYTLTPLGRSLLGPFKALYAWMYANIPQVEQARRAYDQRTVAQGQDEAA; translated from the coding sequence ATGGAAACCTTTCCCACCCCGTGCCAACTGAAGGTCTTCTCGGCGGACTGCCCCAGTCGCCTGCTCTTCGACCAGGTCGCCGACAAGTGGTCAATGATGGTGCTGGCGATTCTGGGCGATGGGCCCCATCGATTCAACGCCATCCGCCGCCGCATGGAAGGCGTCACCCAGAAGGCGTTGACGCAGTGCCTGCGGCGCCTCGAGCGCAACGGCCTCATCGACCGCCGCATCATCCCGGTCTCTCCCATTGGCGTGGAGTACACGCTGACGCCGCTGGGCCGTTCGCTGCTGGGCCCCTTCAAGGCGCTGTACGCCTGGATGTACGCGAACATCCCGCAGGTCGAGCAGGCCCGGCGGGCTTACGACCAACGAACCGTGGCCCAAGGCCAGGACGAAGCCGCCTGA
- a CDS encoding sigma 54-interacting transcriptional regulator: MRREQAPADATTEESPLQREPKPHAERIPALTLFAHPRPQRVGERFLMEALTTGRVVELSRNAPDFTQPRAGLGGPLADPFLSRKPLRFIPGPSGSLHLDPGEGSQVIVSGVPLVSAREFSAQEVSAGIVLELGGRVGLVLHQTEPGGGADRDALTMVGTSLGLQRVRQRIAQVAPLGVPVLIRGETGAGKELIARAVHERSARRNQPFISVNLAAVPKELAASELFGARKGAFTGAVRDQKGLFVAANGGTLFLDEVGEAPPEVQVMLLRVLETGECYPVGSHSPVKVDVRLLAATDARLEAHIEDGRFKAPLLHRLAGYVIQVPPLRERREDIGLLFHHFAHEELRALGAEHRLTVTDAQAEPWLPVGLASRLVRHGWPGNIRQLRNVTRRLMIDHQDKPCLHLDPELERELDSTSVASESGPPLVPTTLQVKRRKASGITEEELTTALRECAWDLNPTADKLGIARASLYDLIQRFPNIRTAGRLSEAEIARCHQECQGDLEEMARRLEVSRKALARRVKELGL, translated from the coding sequence ATGAGGCGAGAGCAGGCGCCAGCGGACGCCACCACCGAGGAAAGCCCCCTTCAACGCGAGCCCAAGCCTCACGCAGAGCGCATCCCCGCGTTGACGCTGTTCGCGCACCCCAGGCCCCAGCGCGTGGGCGAGCGATTCTTGATGGAGGCGCTCACCACCGGGCGGGTGGTTGAACTCTCGCGCAACGCCCCTGACTTCACGCAGCCGAGAGCAGGCCTCGGGGGCCCCCTGGCGGACCCCTTCCTGAGCCGCAAGCCGCTGCGGTTCATCCCGGGTCCATCGGGAAGCCTTCACCTGGACCCCGGTGAAGGCAGCCAGGTCATCGTGTCGGGCGTCCCCCTCGTGTCCGCGCGGGAATTCAGCGCCCAGGAGGTCTCCGCGGGCATCGTGCTGGAACTGGGTGGACGGGTGGGACTGGTGCTTCACCAGACGGAACCGGGCGGCGGCGCCGACCGCGATGCGCTCACGATGGTGGGCACGAGCCTGGGTCTCCAACGTGTCCGCCAGCGCATCGCACAGGTAGCGCCCCTCGGCGTCCCGGTGCTCATCCGGGGTGAGACGGGCGCGGGCAAGGAGTTGATCGCGAGGGCCGTCCACGAGCGCAGCGCCCGACGGAACCAGCCCTTCATCAGTGTCAACCTGGCCGCGGTCCCCAAGGAGTTGGCGGCCTCGGAGTTGTTCGGGGCGCGCAAGGGTGCGTTCACGGGCGCGGTACGGGACCAGAAAGGGCTCTTCGTCGCCGCGAACGGAGGAACCCTCTTCCTGGACGAGGTGGGCGAGGCGCCCCCCGAGGTGCAGGTGATGCTCCTGCGCGTCCTGGAGACCGGTGAGTGCTACCCGGTGGGTTCACACAGTCCGGTGAAGGTGGACGTGCGGCTGCTCGCGGCCACGGATGCGCGGTTGGAGGCGCATATCGAAGACGGCCGGTTCAAGGCTCCGCTGCTCCACCGCCTCGCGGGGTATGTGATTCAGGTCCCACCGCTTCGAGAACGCCGGGAAGACATTGGACTGCTCTTCCACCACTTCGCCCATGAAGAGTTGCGCGCCTTGGGCGCGGAGCACCGGTTGACGGTGACAGATGCCCAGGCAGAACCGTGGCTGCCAGTCGGGCTGGCCTCGAGGCTGGTGCGCCATGGGTGGCCTGGCAACATCCGGCAATTGCGCAACGTGACGCGCCGGCTGATGATCGACCATCAGGACAAGCCCTGCCTCCACCTCGACCCCGAGCTCGAACGGGAGCTGGATTCGACTTCGGTGGCGAGCGAGTCCGGCCCTCCTCTCGTCCCCACGACCCTCCAGGTGAAGCGCCGCAAGGCCTCGGGCATTACCGAGGAGGAGTTGACCACCGCGCTCCGGGAATGCGCTTGGGATTTGAACCCCACCGCGGACAAGCTTGGCATCGCCCGGGCGTCGCTCTACGACTTGATTCAACGCTTCCCGAACATCCGCACCGCGGGCCGGTTGAGCGAGGCGGAGATTGCCCGATGTCATCAGGAGTGCCAGGGGGACCTGGAGGAGATGGCGCGGCGACTCGAGGTCTCACGAAAGGCGCTCGCGCGAAGGGTGAAGGAGCTGGGCCTCTAG